AATTCTTCATCTTGTTTTATAATTATATTTTTCAACACATCAATTGCATAGTTATAACTAGCTTGCCCCATTGTGGCATTAATCTGCTCACTTTGATCAAGAAAAATCTTAAATCCTGGGTCATCTATATAAGTTGTATAACGAACCATATAAGCAATATTCTCTTTGTTCAGCGAATGTTTATCTAGTGATCCTATGTACTTATTTGCAAATAAATGAGCTAGCGAATCATTACCCAAACTATTAACAACTTCGGCTAACGACTTATATATTGACGAATCCTTTAGATTGTTATATAATTTTAATACTTCAATGGCATATTCATTGCTCACCTTTATTGTTAAAGCTCTATTTTTTTCATTTCTGGCAGCAACCGCGAGATACTTTAATAAGCTTGTATCCCTATTCCCGTCATTATACTCTCCTAATAATTTACCGAAACTATTATTGGGATTGCGAGCAATTTCAGCACTTGCAATAAACGTCTTAGGATCGGTAAAGGAGGTACTAATTTTATAAACTAATTCGCCTCGAGGGTTAAAATAAAGAAGCGTTGGATAAACATTTATCGAATATCGGTGTGCCATAGCCTCAGCATCTTTATACCATGCCTTGATTTCATCATTATCTTGCACCGTAGTGTCCATTTGCAATTTAGCACTAATAAAATATTTATTCATATAATCTCCAACTTCTTGAAGAGGAAAAA
The Niastella koreensis GR20-10 genome window above contains:
- a CDS encoding thioredoxin family protein, which encodes MAKISFILLVVSFFINTGYTQERGISFCHKLSWQELLKRAKKENKYIFLDCHTTWCGPCKRMSLNIFPLQEVGDYMNKYFISAKLQMDTTVQDNDEIKAWYKDAEAMAHRYSINVYPTLLYFNPRGELVYKISTSFTDPKTFIASAEIARNPNNSFGKLLGEYNDGNRDTSLLKYLAVAARNEKNRALTIKVSNEYAIEVLKLYNNLKDSSIYKSLAEVVNSLGNDSLAHLFANKYIGSLDKHSLNKENIAYMVRYTTYIDDPGFKIFLDQSEQINATMGQASYNYAIDVLKNIIIKQDEEFVALRSSTNWVPDWQKIQNKLEKKYNALVADKTVGFFKRDFYKQRSQWPEYIESLITYINKYPLSITTSGYNDFAWQVFEHSDNPVDLKIALEWSKKTLIVNGKEEHSNMDTYANILYKLGKKNDAISWEQRAWNIANPENKLVYQKTLEKMRTGEPTWP